A single genomic interval of Pseudomonadales bacterium harbors:
- the glnA gene encoding type I glutamate--ammonia ligase has protein sequence MSRQTLQLINDHDAKWVDIRFTDTRGKEQHVTFPASAIGEDTFETGVMFDGSSIAGWKGIEASDMILLPQDETSYLDPFYENPTVVVTCNIIEPTTMQTYERDPRSIATRAEAYLRSCGIADTCYVGPEPEFFVFDGVKWRSEMGGQSYSIHSAEAAWDTNSDQAGEWASPGHGGHRPTVKGGYFPVPPVDSLHEIRAEMCNTLQAIGLEVELHHHEVANAGQCEIGVKFNTLTRKADEIQQLKYVVHNVAAAYGKTATFMPKPLVGDNGSGMHCHFSLWKEGKNLFAGDGYAGLSETALYFIGGIIRHAKALNAFTNPTTNSYKRLVPGYEAPVMLAYSSRNRSAAIRIPYTTSPKARRIEARFPDPGANPYLAFAALMMAGIDGIQNRQHPGEPASKDLYHLPPEEAVNIPTICHSLEMAINELRKDHAFLTRGNVFTPEMIEAYIELKMNDVQRLRMTPHPVEFEMYYSC, from the coding sequence ATGTCCAGGCAGACGCTCCAACTGATCAATGACCACGACGCCAAATGGGTCGACATACGTTTCACCGACACCCGCGGCAAGGAACAGCACGTGACGTTCCCGGCATCGGCCATCGGCGAGGACACTTTCGAGACCGGTGTGATGTTCGACGGCTCGTCGATTGCCGGATGGAAGGGCATCGAAGCCTCGGACATGATCCTGCTGCCGCAGGATGAGACCTCGTACCTCGATCCGTTCTACGAGAACCCCACCGTCGTCGTGACCTGCAACATCATCGAGCCGACGACGATGCAGACCTACGAGCGCGACCCGCGCTCCATTGCGACCCGCGCCGAAGCCTATCTGCGCTCCTGCGGCATCGCCGACACCTGCTACGTCGGACCGGAGCCGGAGTTCTTCGTTTTCGACGGCGTCAAATGGCGCTCCGAGATGGGTGGTCAATCCTATTCCATCCACTCGGCAGAAGCCGCCTGGGACACCAACAGCGACCAGGCCGGCGAATGGGCCTCGCCGGGTCACGGCGGCCACCGCCCGACGGTCAAGGGCGGTTATTTCCCGGTTCCACCGGTCGACTCGTTGCACGAGATCCGTGCCGAGATGTGCAACACCCTGCAGGCGATCGGACTCGAGGTCGAACTGCATCACCACGAAGTGGCGAATGCCGGCCAGTGCGAGATCGGTGTGAAATTCAACACGCTGACGCGCAAGGCCGACGAAATCCAGCAGCTCAAGTACGTCGTGCACAACGTTGCCGCCGCCTATGGCAAGACGGCGACCTTCATGCCGAAGCCCCTGGTCGGCGACAACGGTTCCGGCATGCACTGCCACTTCTCGCTGTGGAAGGAAGGCAAGAACCTGTTCGCCGGCGACGGCTACGCGGGTCTGTCCGAAACCGCCCTGTACTTCATCGGCGGTATCATCAGGCACGCCAAGGCACTGAATGCGTTCACCAACCCGACCACCAACAGCTACAAGCGACTGGTCCCCGGCTACGAAGCGCCCGTCATGCTCGCGTACTCCTCGCGCAACCGCTCGGCGGCGATCCGCATTCCGTACACCACCAGCCCGAAGGCCCGCCGCATCGAGGCACGCTTCCCGGATCCGGGCGCGAACCCGTACCTCGCGTTCGCCGCGCTGATGATGGCGGGCATCGACGGCATCCAGAACAGGCAGCACCCCGGTGAACCGGCCTCGAAGGATCTGTACCACCTGCCGCCGGAAGAAGCGGTCAATATTCCGACCATCTGCCACTCGCTGGAAATGGCGATCAACGAACTCCGCAAGGATCACGCGTTCCTGACCAGGGGCAACGTATTCACCCCGGAAATGATCGAAGCCTACATCGAGCTCAAGATGAACGACGTGCAGCGCCTGCGCATGACGCCACATCCGGTCGAGTTCGAGATGTACTACAGCTGCTGA
- the dapF gene encoding diaminopimelate epimerase, whose protein sequence is MNPRPLSFTKMHGIGNDFVVIDATRRPVHLSSAQIRLMADRHFGVGFDQLLMVERARDPDADFHYRIFNADGSEAGQCGNGARCLARFVRQRGLTRKDLIRVKTSAGVIELRITPADRVVVNMGVPKFLPDEIPFVADAPRALHLVEVDGEPHELAVVNMGNPHAVLFVDAIDTAPVGTLGPRLESHPRFPLRANIGFVQVLSRERVKLRVFERGAGETLACGSGACAAVVAGRRLGLLDAQVRVGLPGGELLIEWRDEGAPVLMEGPATRVYEGLWVWP, encoded by the coding sequence ATGAACCCGCGCCCTCTGTCATTCACGAAGATGCACGGCATCGGCAATGATTTTGTGGTGATCGATGCGACGCGGCGGCCAGTGCACCTGAGCAGTGCACAGATCCGCTTGATGGCGGACCGTCATTTCGGTGTGGGCTTCGACCAGTTGCTGATGGTCGAGCGGGCGCGTGATCCGGATGCGGATTTCCATTACCGGATCTTCAATGCCGATGGATCGGAGGCCGGGCAGTGCGGCAACGGTGCCCGTTGCCTTGCCCGCTTCGTGCGTCAGCGGGGACTGACCCGCAAGGATCTCATCCGGGTGAAAACCAGCGCAGGGGTGATCGAACTGCGCATCACGCCGGCGGATCGTGTCGTTGTGAACATGGGGGTGCCGAAGTTCCTGCCGGATGAAATTCCGTTCGTGGCTGACGCGCCACGGGCGCTGCACCTGGTCGAGGTGGACGGTGAGCCGCACGAGTTGGCTGTCGTCAATATGGGTAATCCGCATGCCGTGCTGTTCGTCGATGCGATCGATACGGCGCCCGTGGGTACGCTTGGGCCGCGCCTTGAGTCACATCCGCGTTTTCCGCTCCGGGCCAATATCGGCTTTGTGCAGGTGCTGTCGCGTGAGCGCGTGAAGCTGCGGGTGTTCGAGCGCGGTGCCGGAGAAACCCTTGCCTGTGGCAGCGGTGCCTGCGCTGCGGTGGTGGCGGGGCGGCGGCTTGGTCTGCTGGATGCGCAGGTGCGTGTGGGTCTGCCCGGCGGCGAGTTGTTGATCGAATGGCGTGACGAGGGCGCTCCGGTGCTGATGGAAGGACCGGCGACGCGCGTCTACGAGGGCCTGTGGGTGTGGCCATGA